The DNA window aagaataaattaaactcttttaacttTCACTTTTGCagtttgatataatttttgaatcttattaaaaatgagggattttaatttttaaaattttctcgtcatttttcttttaattgactGATATtgttcgggattataattggctaattggactctacgtgcccactaaggaaatatgatttctttttttcaacagagggtggtggaaatgtcaaaatagtgggagagaaatttataaaataaaatccatatttcATATCTTAGAATTACTTTAAAATTATCAGCAAGCATTATTCTGTTTTCATATCAGtatttttcgatttcgtcacataatcCATTTTTATTATTGACAAGCTAATCGAATATAATTCTCAATACTGGttggaaaattgttctgaatttaTAGAAAAAAGAATAAACATTAATGTCAGTTCtactgaactgacaaagcatgcaagatggtagaaCCATattatgcaagctaaagtgtaacatgctcgcttctatgtcaaatgaactgtagggacagtttgaagaaattttcgaatgctgctgacattcgaatgcacgtgcaaaagttgcatggtgcatgaaactcatACGATGATGCGCACCACTTTCAAGGATCTCATGactacatgcatgcaagatgggggCTTTCACCCATGAACGTGGTGTACATATGACTGGGCTTATTGAGAATGTTGTGGGcatggaatatgtgattcctaatgaGTTACTTGatgacatcaatttgttgtctttatCTTCCTCATTTGATAGGGTTATGGTGAACgtcaatttgaataagatagatgatagccttgaagagctagtcaatacgcttatgacttatgagatcaccataaaacaggAAAATATTGTTTTTCTAATGGGCATATCGTCAGACAAAAAATGGCCCACAAGGTacgggaaagaaatgttctgcccctcacaagaaaaaaacCCCCAATGAGTGACAAACTCTGAAGGACACTTAAAGGGCccacaaagcccgataagtcagaacatatttatttcagtgCAAGAATTccagacataagaaattatatgcgccagaaatgttctggaattgatgagtgaatgtccaagtaaacagtatttcaacaacaaacaaaataaagtTAGATAATtcaaatcccgcacaaatatagcacgctagactaggtcacatTTCCCAAATAAGGATGCACAAACTATTGGGAAAAgtcatgtttgacttgtcatacataaattctctacctacttgtgagTTCTGTCTAAAAGGTTAATTGAtcaagactccattcaatggaaacgtggaacgtgcacatggtctactagatttgatccacacagacgttgtggcccgctaagtgttagcacaaaatatgagCAATCCTACTTTATTATCTTTACtaatgaccattcgaggtatgggtattttcatttgatgaaacacaaacctgaagcatttgaaaggttcaaagaattcatatctgaagtagaaaaacaGCTGGAAAGGAGtattaagacacttcgatcagatcgaggtggagaatacttgagtgctgaatttttgggttatctaaagaGAATGAGACTCTCTGACAGTGcgctccaccagcaacaccacaattgaatggtgtttctgaatgtCAAAATCAaaccttgatggacatggttcgatccatgatgggattcactgaattgcctacatcgttttggggctttcgCTTGAAATTTCggaaatgttgttgaataatgtccatattaaagcagtagataaaacaTCATATAAGATATGaatgggaaaaactcccaaatattcttacatgagaatatggggatgtcctgcttacgtgaagcagacattGGGAGCCAAATTGGATTGTAGATCCACTTTGTTCTACtctgtaggatatccaaagaattatgTTGGATATTCTTTCTATCATCCTAATGAAGAAAaattgtttgtttcaagaaatgccacctttttggaaaaagaagttttattagatagaaaaaggcaagatgatagaacttaaagaaattcaagataatcACTCAACTGTAGAAGTTGAACCAAAtccccaacaaccagtagttgaagtacaagctcctagaaggtctgataggattattagaccacctgcaagatatacgtttcttcatgaacaaagacatgatgagccttgtgttggatgtgatccaatgaacatcaaagaagcaatatttgATACTGATTGAAACCTTGCGGTCTGAAATGgattctatgtattcaaaccaagtctggacattggtggatctaCATGAGAGAATCGTTCTCATAGGTTGCAAATgaatctacaaaagaaagcttggggcggatgggaaggtattgaccttcaaagcaagactagtTGCAAAAGGTTGTACTCAAAtgcaaggaattgactatgaggaaactttttcaccagtagCTATGTTTAATTCCATTAGAAAACTACTAGCCATAACAACATAGTATAACTATGAGATGTggaaaatggatgtaaagactgtattcctcaatggagacatcaaagaagaaatttatatgtctcaacctgagggatacacatcagtaggaggtatgcaaacttcagagatcaatatatggtctcaagcaggcgtcaaggagttggaacctcagatttgatagtacTATCACAtaatttggttttgctaagaatcctgaggaaccatgcgtgtacaagaaagttagtgggagtgcagtgacatttttagtactttatgttgaagACATCCTAcgcattgggaatgatgtaggattactgcgaTCAAATAAAGTATGGTTGGCaggtaaattctccatgaaaggcATGGCTGAAGCATCCTATGTGTAACGGTCATGGGCCATGGCATagcatgggcctcggcccatacccacgcaccatTACGCATAggacttctccagcccaggcactagAGTTTCTaccttcccaggattagaaccaaagacctcctggacttatatagatcttggcagcaatcctggtaccagttgagctactagatcaactggtaccaggattgctgccaagatctatataagtccaggaggtcttgggttctaatcctgggaaggtagaaactccagtgcctgggctggagaattCCTATGCGTAatggtgcgtgggtatggggTGAGGCCCATGCTATGCCATGGCCCATGACCGTTACaaaaaaaaggcgccttttttttgtaatgcacatgggctgttcccgattgggcttgagtcccctcacggttatcccattacccattactcatagaattTCTCCAGGCCAGGCACTAGAGCTTTTTGTCTTctcaggattagaacccaagacctcctggacttatatagatcttggcagcaatcctggtaccagttgagctagcctttttttgtaatgcacatgggctgttcccgattgggcttgattcccctcacggttatcccattatccattactcatagaacttctccagcccaggcactggagctttttgccttcccaggattagaactCAAGACCTcttggacttatatagatcttggcatcaatccagctcaactggtaccaggattgatgccaagatctatataagtccaggaggtcttgggttctaatcctgggaaggcaaaagctccagtgcctgggctggagaaattctatgagtaatgggtaatgggataactgtgaggggactcaagcccaatcgggaacagcccatgtgcattacactatgtattgggaatacaaatctatagagatagatcaaagaggatgctggggctcacccaagccacctatatcgataccattcggaagcgattctctatggaagagtctaagagaggatacttaccaatgtttcatggtgttactctatctaaagctatgtgtcccaaaactgatgaagagatagaagTATGACATGTATTCTATATGCATCAGTCATTGGTAGTatcaaatatgatatgataccgacaagtcctgatgttgcttaagctccgagtgttacaagcagatatcaggcgaaccctggtccaatgcattggaaggccgtgagaGATATtctcaagtacttgagaaggaatAAGAATTttttcatggtctatgggggtggagaattgaaattggaaggctacactgattctagcttcgaATGTGATgcagatgattcgaaatcgacatctggttttgtattcatgctaaatggtgcgactgtctcttggaaaagttccaagcaagacaccgttgtggattccaccactgaagctgaatacattgttgcatctgctgcagccaaagaggcaATTTTGGATGAgtaattttgtccaagagttgggcgttattcctaatggagttgatccagccCAGTGCActgtgacaacactggtgccgttgcgtaagcaaaggaaccaagatctcatcagcgatccaaatatatactgaggaagttccacatcatccgggagattgtgggaagaggagatatatcagtcgaaagagtcccatctgcagataatgttgctgatccacttacaaagcccttgccaggtCCATTGTGTGAGAAAATCGCGAAGCAATGTTATTAATGTTTATGGGTAGTTgtctctagggcaagtgggagattgttagagtagatgctctgtaagccaactgttggcagggaatttattgactcaattgtaataaacaatctttattttaatataattcattattttatggtttgttatttctttatatgTATACCCATGTgatcaacatagataaagatcttgattatactttaatacaaaagAATCGTAATTCAATGTTGAaacttatttgtaaatattctgtaatctaaatttgttcctagtcgattcagcagcCTAAAAcgtggataaaggtcgcttgaccTCGAGACTAgaatctgtgatgttgtgtatcgCGTTTCTTGgcaagggcatagagatgtccaaacatgcagatgggtaatcatatgatgattataccgaactacCCTGCCCTCAAACTTTCCAAgttgttatcattcatcgagaggataagtccgttgttaagattgtacaccattagtccttacgacccaggACAaaactgaggctctatatgctaggttTGTGCTTTGATTCGTTTACCGATTCCAGAAAAGTAatcaggtggcgagattgggtacagttgcgaaaCATGtaagagccagtgcattgtagtagagaattcaccgctcacctacgggctTTGATAtgctatgtgatctgatgaaataatagtgcatggaatctctggccagagtatgagatgtatgttagagaaggagttctctaattgtttatgtgatgccactatttattctcaaatatgtgtcacatagttatcgaattattatgcaaccctcgaacCAATGGTTGTTGATTCGATCATGATATATGaaatgaagggaccgtactgtacgttaatcataatcgactggttcttgcagacactatcagtgatacctagggaatcatggggcgatACTACTatacgctcttaccatgattcgataggtttaattagaaatataatttctgacattctcatgatcaattgttgatacatagaatgagACAAATTAGGGTAATcccgaataaaagattatgtactgaatcacaaagagttttgaactcacggctagctgtatccctgaacctaTTGAGGGTCTACACAAGTAATGGATCATTTGTtctcgttgagagaataaattgaaAAGTTGAATATATATTGTGATacagtaaattcaaggagttgaatttatgataattaaattttgataaaataaattcaaggaattgaatttatgagatagtaaattcaagaagttgaatttatgaaatttggagagaataaattcaaggagttgaatttataaaatttgaggatttaatttattaaactcaaaagttgagtttattaaatattaaattaaatatagcgagaagtatgtttaatgagcttgtaggagtacaagtccaagtgtactaaataattaaagttcttaatggactttgattaattaattaaactagttggactagcccaattaattaatcaagtccattaatattaattatgaaTATTAGGTCATGGCatgattataaaaaaaaataagtaaGCCATAACCCTAGCCACCAAGCAAGCCTCCACTCTCcttgaattttcgaaaatcctccaATATTTCCTCTCAATCTTTTCGGccatatcaaaagatttttggTTTGAGCCGCCTCTCGAATTTTTCTCTCCAACGTTGAAACTTCTTCCAAATATTCTAATGCTAgttggaagaggaacaaatcttctagtGGTGGACTTGATAGAAGGATTGAAGAAAGGAGTTCCTGaaaaaatttggtatggaattcAACAAGAGCTATATCCGCCAACACCGAATTAGTTGGAGCCGAAtgaattaattcactaaaggtaTATTACTAAACATCCGATGcatgtttatttattaaaaccatacgagtgctcaaaatatcttgaatgtcaaaataattttttttttaacttccgCTGTGTTTGGGcacgagaaaaccgagatctAACCGAAAAAACTTACTTGacattaaaagatttgataatcTTTTATTGCTTTGGGAGCCCAAGATAATCAAAGAAACAGCTTGTCAAGACGATTCAAATGGAACTTGATGAAGGTGTGGAAGAAAATGATCAAGTGATCCATAGAAATTTCGTAGAAGGACGTAAAAATCCCCAGAGCAAGAGAAATGTGGAAAAACTGGCAGAGCCTTCAGTAAAAAACTTTGGTGCAGTCTCACCTCACAAGGAAAACCTATAGAATCACCCAATGAAACGATTCTCACTTTTGATGAACTTAAGCATGGAGCGAAAAAGATGGCGCAAAACTGCCAATCTCCCCAGGATCAAGGACAAAACCATATGGACGCACCGGTGGTTTATCAATTCCCGGAGGAAAATTTATCCGGACAGAATCCGGGGAGAAGTGATAGGTGTGATAGATATATAAAAATAAGATCCAAAAAGGGTGGGTTATGTCCAAAAACAGAATCATCACTACAATGAAATTGCTCATTAGCTATTAAATTTATTGACGCAGAAGAAATGTTTGACAAAGAAAATGAGAGTGCTTGTGCTTCAAAATATTTCATAAGGTATGGAATGGAAGAAACATGGGATGTCATTTTCATCTTGAACAAATTAAAGGCCATATCACGATACTTATTTATTCAATAGTTTCTGAAGTAGGTGCCATTTTCCATGGGATATTACTTCTGCTTGTAGGACCACTATCCTAATCTTCTCATAGAAACCTTCCAAGGGCTATTTTTCTTGGAATTTGGAGTTGGTATCTTCCAGAAATGCCGTACTGCCTCAAAGATAAATGGAGGAATATCAGCAAAGCAGATCCAATTTCCTTACGAAATTGATGTTGGAATGATGTCGCCATTTCTGGGTTTAATAGGTGTTTGGCATCAGTATGCAAACTCAAATGCAATGAAAGAAAAGTTGGTGCTTGTAAGAAAAACCCTTTCAGCTGTCTGCCGAGGTCGTCCCTTGTGTCTCCCATATCAACTTAAGATTTATTCGAGACAGATATCAGACAACATTTGAAAGGGGGCGAAATTTTTTGGATGGAGAGGAATAAGATCTTCGAAAATCAAGAAGACTCATTGAACAGTGTTAGAACAAGATTAAATTCAAAGTTTCATGATAAAATTAGAAGATTGTGATCGTTATCGGTCTCATATTTGCATAGGAATTAGGGcctaatattattttaatctatTTTGAATATGGATATAACTACATCTTATGTGAACCtgtaattaattttattaatcaagaTAATATAATTtctatgaataaaaaaaatatcctacctttttttaaaaagaataatAAAGTTACAAGTTGGAAAACAAGTGTAACTCTACAAAATGGTACATACATTGGTCAAATATACAGTCCAAGCACCTGTTCCAGTGGCGCACAcgcaattcataaacatgtccAGCCACCTTCAACACAGCTATTTGCTCACGATCAAGTAAAATTATCAACCATTTGTCGATGCTAGGCCCTCACCACGAGGCATTTTCTTTGATCCCACTGCAAAGACAGTTTCGTGAGTAGGCGACTACCTTGAGAAGACATAATCAATTTGTGGAATAGAATATGACTCGACTTGATATTATTATCAATAGAACACCAAGACATGTATCCTAACAAAAACATATAAAGAATGATTGGCAGAGGCAACTTTTATCCTTGTCTACTTGTTAAGCGCTAATGGGTGACAGTCATTGGAATAGTCAAGATTTTACGAAGCCCAAAGATAGATGCAAGGACAAAAAAATTCCATTCTATCAACAAGTCACTATACTAGCCCTTGAGAATTGGATGGTGTTCCGACACAATGTATTGACTGCAAAGAAGAAATGACCAGGTAATTATTATATGATGCTTCAAACCTAGTAAAGTATAATCTGCATCTAAtggtgtttttaaaaaaaaaaaaaaaaaaaaactggatTAACAGCATTTCGGTAAAAACTCACATTTTCATGAGCATTGGGTCCCTATTACAAACACAGGCAGCTTTGAAAAAATATAAAGTCAGTCTTGCCTAAAATAATGATATGCACATCAAACCACATGGATATGACATGTGAACATAGGGAGAGATTGCTAACCATCTTCAAcatccttcaactgataataatGAGGAGCTATTTCAACGAGCCACTCTGGTTTTAGTTCAGTCACCTATATTTACAATTCTTTCATAAGTTATATAATGGCAAGCTGGCAGTGTTATACCCCGTTCAGATCTTACGTAGGAAGGCAAGTATCCAAAGATTCTTACCTGTCGCATATACTCCTTTGTTGTCAAAACTAGTTCATGGTAGATGACCCATCTTGGTTGCACCTGCCAAGGACAACAAAGAATGCGATACAATCTTATATATTTTCCAATATTATCATATCTAAATGTAAATAAACTATTACTCATTTATATAAACAGAGAAAGGATAACTTCATAATTAACAAATAATGAATGAAAAAATTATCTTTCCAAGGGGTGGGAGCATCTTATGTATAATTCAAAATAAGGTATATCCGATCGCTACGAAAATTTTGGGAGCAAGCTTATTGTTCACATTTTTGTCTACAAACTACCATACACTTGATCTTCTTGTTGATCATAAAAACCTTTTCATCCTGGAAAACTAAAAGAAATTAAACCTTAATTATCTAAACAAAATAATGATAGTAAAGTAATATCAAACCATCAATAATGCCTAATTCATGCCACCTAACCCCTGTTTCccttttttatattttcttttcCATTTTTCCATGCCCAAATTTAATTTTCCTTCtcttttttctttcattttcttctCCCCCTCCTCTTTTAAACTGgaaattatttgttttttaCTTTAATGACTTTCACCATCACAACACTACCACCTGGTCAAACCTTACCACGAAATTGCACTGCATCTTCAAGTCTAACCTTTGAAACTCGCATTTTCTGATATTCAGATATCTTAGTCAATAAAAGATGCTGGCATTTCAGAAACTACTCAACGACTGGTTCTTCTATCGATGTGCCAAATATATTCTCACAAAATTGGTGTATCTAGCCTGGAAAAATTCTAGTCAACATTAACTTTGGATATTCAAACAAATAAGTAGTCTACCTGAGCTAAACCTGAGCTAGGGTGAATTTGAACAGTCTGCGGATGTTTCACAGTTCTATAGGATCCATTCTTCTGTAGCCTCGCTGAGTGGGGGAAGAATCCGGAAGTTATGGCTTTCTTTATAGAATCTAAATCATTGGGATTTggggtcaactcaatctcaacccTTTCAAGCAGACCCTCCAGTTGATCCCGTATATCTCTAGCTCTCTTCATGCTCCTGACCTGAAATATATAAATCATAACCATTTAATGAGCCAACGTTCAGTATTGTACTAATGAAACAAAACAACGAAAACGATAGCAGTCAGCTTTAAAATTTCTTCTCTTGATGTGACATGTGAAAGATAAAGGTAACTTAATTAGTCATCTAGCACATGTAATTCACAATTTCCATCTATTCATAGTCATGAATCATGTGTTCAGAGGCTACAACATATGAACTAAACCCAACCAAGGTGTCATACCAGGGGGTTAGAAGTTAGAAACCTAGATGTCTCCGAAAGGTTCCAAGTCAATAATCACAGTACAAAAAGTTCGAAAACATCACTTGAGGAAATTGAGGAGATTAAATTGTATTCCCCTGAAAAGAAATCACGCTGTACAGCCCTAATTTAAAGGTGGTAATACATCTACAAATAAGGAAATGATACGCTATCAAATCTCGCAAAAAATAGTAATACCAAAAAATTCACAAATTAAGAGATCTATTGACCATTTTCTAAGATACCGTGGATGACTAGTTAGCTAATTAACAGCTACAagattattttcaaatattcTACATCACTCAAGCGAATATGTTCCTGATATGTTTCTGATTCATGAATTTTCACTTCCATCAGTAATGACCCATCATGTTGAGATAGTAAACTTGGACCGTGATCAATTATTAGTCAATTCGGACTTGACTAAACCGGAAAAAGACATACAAGCAAGAGTTCTTAGGAAATTGGGAGTTATTTGCTCATAAGTAAATTTGTCAGGCTACGGGTGAGAGAAGATTGAAACCCATCAACTTATGTCAGTAATTCACCAAGTGAATCACATTACTGAGTGGTGAATGCTGAACAGCAACATCAGATCCCATAATCAGAACAGCTTACCAGAAATAACAGAACAACCAGACTATCTATTTGAAGCAAGTAAATGGCCAAACAGAGATGGCATAATATTAAAAGGAAAAAATGGAATATCAAACCTACTTGAATATAATTTTCATAGCACCATTGAGTTGAATAATTGGTTTCCTTCCACGAACTATACACCTGAAAAAATGTCCACAAACATCACAAAATTAAACTTGCAGGCGCATAAACTTTGAAATGTCTGATTTCACTGTATAGCCTATATATTCTCCTGTGTGTATCAATTTCCATCCCCGCATTCCAATATCATACCAACCTCATAAAGAAATGGTATGTGGCAATTATAGCGATGATTAATAAGCATCACAAAAATATCCTCATCCTTGactcaaaaagaaaaatttctCCGAAGGCCAAACAATAAAGCAGTTCCTGTTGACAACTAAATGCActtcaaaataacaaaaacaatttGAAAAATCATTGAAGCAAGAGAAATAGAAAAAGAAACGTGCAACATGTTATTAAATTGATAAACAAGATAAACAAATCATCTAATAACGCATATTATTAATGCGCTTGATCAATAAGATATGCATTTATTATGTTCATGCATTCCTAACTCTGTCCACTAGTCGAAAATGCGTAAAAATTGTGTGGTTCctgatattttgtttgaagcagaAGTGAATTAAACAAAAAATCATTTAAGTCAAAATTTGGCGGTTCGTAGATTGTTGTATTCTAAAAGCACAAATGCCAGTTTCTTTTAGGGATGTCTTTTCACCCTCCCATGGACTTACTGCTTGTTTAACAAGAAAACTTGGGAGAAGAGAAAGCGAATTCAAAACAAAAACCTTACTGTTACAACTCATACAACCACTCTTCTGTTAATCAGATGACAGATTTGATTAGAGACTCGACAATTTGATACATATTTCAGCTTTTAGGCTGCCAAAGGAACACTTGAGAGCTAGAGGATTATGTACTTTGTTTTACTTGGTAGAATCAAGAATAATCAAACAAAACACCAGAGCAGAAAAAAGCACTTCAGAAACACAACCCACTGACCTTGAGCAAGGCTATATGATCTCCGACATTTCCCATATGAAAATTCAAGCGAGCATTGTCTGCATGAACTTGCTTATCCTTGGGACGATAAAAGATAGAATTTCCAATTGATAGCATAGCAGCAATAGAGATGATTTCATCAGAACACTGGTATTTATCGGAAGCAACAATCATCTTTGACTGCATAGGATCTAGGGGGAACTCGGCCATCCTTCTACCCGCTTTTGTCAACTCGCCATGCTTGTTAACTGCACTTAAAGCATAAAGCAACTCCAACGCCTTCAATAAGGCTTCAGATGGAGGAGGATCCATGAAGTCAAAATTCAGCAGATCATTGATGCCAAGGCTCTTTAGACTAAGGACCACGTTGGCTAAGTTGGTCCTTTGTATTTCGGGGATGGTATTATCGTCCAAATCGTTATAATAATTATAAGCGGTATACAATCGAAAGCATTTTCCTGGGCCTGTCCTTCCTGATCGACCTGCTCGCTGATTAGCTGATGCTTTTGATATAGGAGTGACCAGGAGTGATTCCATTCCAGTCCGGGGGTTATACGACTTCATCTTACAAAATCCCGGATCAATTACATACTTGATCCCATCTATCGTCAATGATGTTTCAGCTATGTTCGTGGCTAGGACAACTTTTCGTGCCCCTTCAGGAGTGGGTTCAAATATCTTAGCTTGTAGCTCTGTTGGCAAGTTTGCGTAAATTGGGCATATGATGAGCTCCGCTATTTTTGTTCCCAATCCTCTAGTCCTATGCTTAAGAATCTCTTCGGCCATTTCAATCTCCTCCTGCCCAGTAAGGAAAACTAGTATATCACCATCTCCTGGTGGTTGTGTCACATGAATTTGAAGAGCAGTGACTACTGCAGCATCCAAGTAATCAGCTTCAGGTGCCTTAGTATAGTGTATTTCAACAGGAAATCTTCTTCCAGGTATCTTAAAAATTGGCGCAGAGTCAAAATAATCACTGAACTTTTCAGCATCAAGAGTGGCGCTTGAAATGAGCAATTTGAGGTCAGGGCGAAACCGAGCAATGTCCTAATGCACCAAAAAAATATTGAGTAAGACAAAAAATGTGTCAAACAAGGATTGTGAGAAACATAGATCCTACTCGAAATTGCATTGGATTCATGCAACAATTAGCTGCTGTTGTTTCAAAAAAGAACTAGCGGACTAAAAGCTAAGTTTCTTGTAAACGATATTGAAAGCTCATTAATGCAAAAAGAAAACGAATTCAGATATTTTTCAGCTCCTACTAAGGTTCGTTTAAAAATAGAtgcaatcctaaataattcaaAAGATACAGTcctaaataattttcttgtgtttTCAGATCTTATACACATACATACACATACACTACCCCAAATTGATTTTATCGAGACTATTTACAGCTCAAAAAATCATCGAGAGAAGAAAATATTACCTTAACTAAGCCAAAAAGGATGTCCGTCGAAAGTGTTCTTTCATGGGCTTCATCTACCAT is part of the Primulina eburnea isolate SZY01 chromosome 1, ASM2296580v1, whole genome shotgun sequence genome and encodes:
- the LOC140830046 gene encoding pre-mRNA-splicing factor ATP-dependent RNA helicase DEAH1-like isoform X1, encoding MDDLRTWVSDKLISLLGYSQPTVVQYVITLSKKASSPSEIVNQLADLGLSCSSEISLFAKEIFARVERKTSGPNLYQQREVQAAMLARKQKTYKLLEADDEEEDMVPVASLPKKEDTRRKKFRKRSELHDDTDDEVVRKGIQDRKAQKRTSHDEDDDSESEEQRLRDQREREELEQHIKERDAAGTRKLTDQKLTKKGEEEAIRRSKALEDDGIGTLRKVSRQEYLKKREQKKLEELRDDIEDEQYLFEGVKLTEAEKRELRYKKEIYELVKNRTEESDDTNEYQIPDAYDMEGGVNQEKRFAVAMQRYRDPTAEEKMNPFAEQEAWEEHQIGKATLKFGSKNRKEKHEDFDFVFEDQIEFIQAAVMDGVNVEQDSIELVEASAAKSAFEKLQNDRKTLPIYPYREELLQAIRDHQVLVIVGETGSGKTTQIPQYLHETGYSERGKIGCTQPRRVAAMSVAARVSQEMGVKLGHEVGYSIRFEDCTSEKTIVKYMTDGMLLREFLGEPDLESYSVVMVDEAHERTLSTDILFGLVKDIARFRPDLKLLISSATLDAEKFSDYFDSAPIFKIPGRRFPVEIHYTKAPEADYLDAAVVTALQIHVTQPPGDGDILVFLTGQEEIEMAEEILKHRTRGLGTKIAELIICPIYANLPTELQAKIFEPTPEGARKVVLATNIAETSLTIDGIKYVIDPGFCKMKSYNPRTGMESLLVTPISKASANQRAGRSGRTGPGKCFRLYTAYNYYNDLDDNTIPEIQRTNLANVVLSLKSLGINDLLNFDFMDPPPSEALLKALELLYALSAVNKHGELTKAGRRMAEFPLDPMQSKMIVASDKYQCSDEIISIAAMLSIGNSIFYRPKDKQVHADNARLNFHMGNVGDHIALLKVYSSWKETNYSTQWCYENYIQVRSMKRARDIRDQLEGLLERVEIELTPNPNDLDSIKKAITSGFFPHSARLQKNGSYRTVKHPQTVQIHPSSGLAQVQPRWVIYHELVLTTKEYMRQVTELKPEWLVEIAPHYYQLKDVEDVGSKKMPRGEGLASTNG
- the LOC140830046 gene encoding pre-mRNA-splicing factor ATP-dependent RNA helicase DEAH1-like isoform X2, which produces MVVRKGIQDRKAQKRTSHDEDDDSESEEQRLRDQREREELEQHIKERDAAGTRKLTDQKLTKKGEEEAIRRSKALEDDGIGTLRKVSRQEYLKKREQKKLEELRDDIEDEQYLFEGVKLTEAEKRELRYKKEIYELVKNRTEESDDTNEYQIPDAYDMEGGVNQEKRFAVAMQRYRDPTAEEKMNPFAEQEAWEEHQIGKATLKFGSKNRKEKHEDFDFVFEDQIEFIQAAVMDGVNVEQDSIELVEASAAKSAFEKLQNDRKTLPIYPYREELLQAIRDHQVLVIVGETGSGKTTQIPQYLHETGYSERGKIGCTQPRRVAAMSVAARVSQEMGVKLGHEVGYSIRFEDCTSEKTIVKYMTDGMLLREFLGEPDLESYSVVMVDEAHERTLSTDILFGLVKDIARFRPDLKLLISSATLDAEKFSDYFDSAPIFKIPGRRFPVEIHYTKAPEADYLDAAVVTALQIHVTQPPGDGDILVFLTGQEEIEMAEEILKHRTRGLGTKIAELIICPIYANLPTELQAKIFEPTPEGARKVVLATNIAETSLTIDGIKYVIDPGFCKMKSYNPRTGMESLLVTPISKASANQRAGRSGRTGPGKCFRLYTAYNYYNDLDDNTIPEIQRTNLANVVLSLKSLGINDLLNFDFMDPPPSEALLKALELLYALSAVNKHGELTKAGRRMAEFPLDPMQSKMIVASDKYQCSDEIISIAAMLSIGNSIFYRPKDKQVHADNARLNFHMGNVGDHIALLKVYSSWKETNYSTQWCYENYIQVRSMKRARDIRDQLEGLLERVEIELTPNPNDLDSIKKAITSGFFPHSARLQKNGSYRTVKHPQTVQIHPSSGLAQVQPRWVIYHELVLTTKEYMRQVTELKPEWLVEIAPHYYQLKDVEDVGSKKMPRGEGLASTNG